In the genome of Carnobacterium viridans, one region contains:
- the pgsA gene encoding CDP-diacylglycerol--glycerol-3-phosphate 3-phosphatidyltransferase: protein MNLPNKLTVLRIFMIPIFVIVVLAPFDWGVFQLLGSTIEVTQLVGAVLFALASFTDWLDGKIARDRGLVTNFGKFADPLADKMLVMTALIILVGQDLAPSWVVSIIVCRELAVTGLRLLLVEQGGTVLAADWPGKIKTATQMVAIILLLVDNLPFEGIGLPMASIMLYICLFFTIYSGVDYFVKNSAVFKGPK from the coding sequence TTGAATTTACCGAATAAACTTACAGTATTGAGAATATTTATGATTCCAATATTTGTTATTGTAGTATTGGCACCATTTGATTGGGGCGTTTTTCAACTTTTAGGATCAACAATTGAAGTTACACAGTTGGTAGGGGCAGTTTTATTTGCTTTAGCAAGTTTTACGGATTGGTTAGACGGTAAAATTGCGCGTGATCGAGGATTAGTAACAAATTTTGGTAAATTTGCCGATCCCTTAGCTGACAAAATGTTGGTAATGACAGCTTTAATTATTCTAGTAGGGCAAGACTTAGCTCCTTCGTGGGTCGTATCTATTATTGTTTGTAGAGAGTTAGCAGTTACTGGATTAAGATTGCTATTAGTAGAGCAAGGTGGAACTGTTTTAGCAGCTGATTGGCCAGGAAAGATTAAGACAGCTACTCAAATGGTTGCCATTATTTTATTATTGGTTGATAATTTACCATTTGAAGGTATTGGGTTGCCAATGGCCTCTATTATGTTATATATTTGTTTATTCTTCACCATCTATTCTGGTGTAGACTATTTTGTTAAAAATAGTGCAGTGTTTAAAGGTCCAAAATAA
- a CDS encoding competence/damage-inducible protein A, with protein sequence MNAEIIAVGTELLMGQVVNTNASFLSRELSLLGIDVYHQVVVGDNPKRLLEVIEVAEKRSDLVILSGGLGPTKDDITKQVLAEHLNKKLILDTSTMDKISNFFENSKRVMTENNRLQAMVVEGSTVLKNETGLAAGMLLNQDKQAFLLLPGPPSELEPMFIKEVRPLLMDGRPNENHLVSRVLRFFGIGESQVAAELDDLIEEQKNPTLATYAGKHEVTLRLTANGSTEEACHFLLDKVEAIIQQRIGGYFYGYGEDRRLVNVVTDLLNEQNLTLTAAESLTGGSFQHLITSVSGASDYFKGGIVTYSNDAKTTILGVTKKTIEEFGVVSAECAIEMAKKAQEMFDTDLAISFTGVAGPDKLENKEVGTVWIGIATKETAFAKEYHFGKGRENNREKSIMSGLDLIRRVLLNLPIEQKVL encoded by the coding sequence ATGAACGCTGAAATCATAGCAGTTGGAACAGAACTTTTAATGGGACAAGTAGTAAACACCAATGCTTCTTTTCTCTCTCGCGAACTATCATTATTAGGGATAGATGTTTATCACCAAGTAGTGGTTGGAGACAATCCGAAACGATTATTAGAAGTTATAGAAGTAGCAGAAAAAAGAAGTGATTTAGTTATCCTTTCAGGTGGTCTTGGACCTACGAAAGATGACATTACAAAACAAGTATTGGCTGAACATTTAAATAAAAAACTAATTTTAGATACAAGTACTATGGATAAAATAAGTAATTTTTTTGAAAATAGCAAACGAGTAATGACAGAAAACAATCGATTGCAGGCTATGGTGGTTGAGGGATCTACTGTTTTAAAAAATGAAACAGGACTTGCAGCAGGGATGCTTTTAAATCAAGACAAACAAGCCTTTTTATTATTACCAGGTCCACCTAGTGAGTTAGAACCTATGTTTATAAAAGAAGTAAGGCCATTGCTAATGGACGGACGTCCAAATGAAAACCATCTTGTATCAAGAGTTTTACGTTTCTTTGGTATTGGAGAATCTCAAGTAGCTGCTGAATTAGATGATTTGATAGAAGAGCAAAAAAATCCTACTCTTGCTACATATGCTGGGAAGCATGAAGTAACCTTACGTTTAACAGCAAACGGAAGCACTGAGGAAGCATGTCATTTCTTATTGGATAAGGTGGAAGCTATCATCCAACAACGCATAGGAGGCTATTTTTATGGGTATGGAGAGGATAGACGTTTAGTAAATGTAGTGACAGATTTATTAAACGAACAAAATCTGACACTTACAGCTGCTGAGAGCTTGACTGGTGGTTCTTTTCAACACCTTATAACAAGTGTTTCAGGTGCAAGTGACTATTTCAAAGGTGGAATTGTAACTTATAGTAATGATGCAAAAACAACTATTTTAGGCGTTACAAAAAAAACAATTGAAGAGTTTGGTGTAGTCAGTGCTGAGTGTGCGATAGAAATGGCAAAAAAAGCACAAGAGATGTTTGATACAGATTTGGCTATCTCCTTTACAGGAGTTGCAGGCCCAGATAAATTGGAAAATAAAGAAGTAGGAACTGTATGGATTGGTATTGCTACTAAAGAAACAGCATTTGCTAAAGAGTATCACTTTGGTAAAGGGCGTGAAAATAATCGAGAAAAATCGATCATGTCCGGACTAGATTTGATTCGAAGAGTGCTACTAAATTTGCCTATAGAACAAAAAGTTTTGTAA
- the recA gene encoding recombinase RecA produces MADDRKQALDAALKKIEKNFGKGSVMKLGEKVDTRISTVPSGSLALDVALGVGGFPRGRIIEVYGPESSGKTTVALHAVAEVQKQGGIAAFIDAENALDPKYAAALGVDIDELLLSQPDTGEQGLEIADALVSSGAVDIVVIDSVAALVPRAEIEGEMGDSHVGLQARLMSQALRKLSGSINKTKTIALFINQIREKVGVMFGNPEITPGGRALKFYATIRLEVRRAEQIKQGTDIMGNRTKIKVVKNKVAPPFRVAEVDIMYGEGISQVGELVDMGSEKDIIDKAGAWYSYGGERIGQGRENAKKFFKDNPELRAEVEQKVRAAYGIGEAGEVVEESETDLLED; encoded by the coding sequence ATGGCAGACGATCGTAAACAAGCATTAGATGCAGCGTTAAAAAAGATTGAAAAGAACTTTGGTAAAGGTTCCGTTATGAAACTTGGAGAAAAAGTTGATACACGTATTTCTACAGTCCCTAGTGGATCATTAGCATTAGATGTAGCATTGGGAGTTGGCGGATTTCCAAGAGGAAGAATTATTGAAGTATATGGTCCTGAAAGTTCAGGTAAAACAACGGTAGCTTTGCATGCTGTTGCTGAAGTTCAAAAACAAGGTGGAATTGCTGCATTTATTGATGCTGAAAATGCATTGGATCCAAAATACGCAGCTGCACTTGGAGTAGATATTGACGAATTGCTGTTATCTCAACCAGATACAGGTGAACAAGGTTTGGAAATTGCAGATGCGTTGGTTTCCAGTGGAGCAGTTGATATTGTTGTCATTGACTCAGTTGCTGCATTAGTACCACGTGCTGAAATTGAAGGAGAAATGGGAGACTCTCATGTAGGATTACAAGCTCGTTTGATGTCTCAGGCTTTACGTAAATTATCCGGTTCAATCAACAAAACAAAAACGATTGCTTTATTTATCAACCAAATTCGTGAAAAAGTTGGTGTTATGTTTGGTAACCCAGAAATTACACCAGGTGGACGTGCTTTGAAATTCTATGCTACGATTCGTTTGGAAGTTAGAAGAGCTGAACAAATTAAACAAGGTACAGATATTATGGGTAATCGTACAAAAATCAAAGTAGTTAAAAATAAAGTTGCTCCACCTTTTAGAGTAGCTGAAGTAGATATCATGTATGGTGAAGGTATTTCTCAAGTAGGAGAACTTGTGGATATGGGATCAGAAAAAGATATCATTGATAAAGCAGGTGCATGGTACTCTTATGGTGGCGAACGAATTGGCCAAGGGCGAGAAAATGCAAAAAAATTCTTCAAAGACAATCCTGAATTAAGAGCTGAAGTAGAACAAAAAGTTCGTGCAGCTTATGGTATTGGAGAAGCTGGTGAAGTAGTAGAAGAGTCTGAAACTGATTTATTAGAAGATTAA
- the rny gene encoding ribonuclease Y — MDFKSVAFAIVTLVVGLIVGYLVRKASHEKELAGARNTATGILEEAKREAETMKKEAMLEAKDESHKYRTEIEAELKERRNEVLRQENRLLQREDNIDRKNDSLEKREHTLEANEERLSSRQLHVNDLEKKAIELVEQQENELERVAALSREEARQLILKETENELSHELAVMVKDSEQKAKEEADRKAKNLIALAIQRSAADQVSETTVSVVTLPNDEMKGRIIGREGRNIRALETLTGMDLIIDDTPEAVVLSGFDPIRREIARMTLEKLIQDGRIHPARIEEMVEKSRKEMDERIREIGEQATFDVGVHSLHPDLIKILGRLKFRTSYGQNVLSHSIEVAKLAGVMAAELGEDVTLAKRAGLLHDIGKALDHEVEGSHVEIGAEIGMKYKENETVVNAIASHHGDVEATSVISVLVASADAISAARPGARSESLENYIHRLEKLESISNDFEGVEQSFAIQAGREIRIMVKPEKLDDLAASKLARDVRNRIESELDYPGHIKITVIREIRTIEYAK, encoded by the coding sequence ATGGATTTTAAAAGTGTTGCCTTCGCTATCGTTACTTTAGTTGTCGGTCTTATTGTTGGATATCTCGTCCGCAAAGCAAGCCACGAAAAAGAACTAGCTGGTGCTAGAAACACTGCAACTGGAATATTGGAAGAAGCAAAAAGAGAAGCAGAAACCATGAAAAAGGAAGCGATGTTAGAAGCGAAGGATGAAAGCCACAAATATCGAACTGAAATTGAAGCAGAGCTGAAAGAGAGAAGAAATGAAGTTCTAAGACAAGAAAATCGTTTGTTGCAACGTGAAGATAACATTGATCGCAAAAACGATAGCTTAGAAAAACGTGAACACACACTCGAGGCGAATGAAGAGAGATTAAGTTCTAGACAACTACATGTTAACGATTTAGAGAAGAAAGCTATTGAGTTGGTCGAGCAACAAGAAAATGAATTGGAACGAGTTGCAGCTTTATCACGAGAAGAAGCAAGACAATTGATTTTAAAAGAAACAGAAAATGAATTGTCTCATGAATTAGCCGTAATGGTAAAAGATTCTGAACAAAAAGCAAAAGAAGAAGCAGATCGAAAAGCTAAAAATTTAATTGCGTTAGCCATTCAGCGTTCTGCAGCTGATCAAGTTTCAGAAACGACAGTATCGGTTGTAACGTTGCCTAACGATGAAATGAAAGGCCGTATTATAGGTCGTGAAGGTCGTAATATCAGAGCACTAGAGACCCTAACAGGTATGGATTTAATTATAGATGATACACCAGAAGCAGTTGTACTTAGTGGATTCGATCCAATACGTCGCGAAATTGCTCGAATGACTCTTGAAAAATTGATCCAAGATGGACGAATTCATCCAGCTCGAATTGAAGAAATGGTAGAAAAATCACGTAAGGAAATGGATGAAAGAATCAGAGAAATTGGAGAACAAGCTACTTTTGATGTAGGAGTACATTCTTTACATCCTGATTTAATCAAAATTTTAGGACGTCTGAAATTTAGAACAAGTTATGGTCAAAATGTTTTAAGTCACTCTATTGAAGTGGCTAAACTAGCTGGTGTGATGGCTGCTGAACTAGGAGAAGACGTTACATTAGCTAAGCGAGCAGGTCTACTTCACGATATTGGTAAGGCACTGGATCATGAAGTTGAAGGTTCACATGTTGAGATTGGCGCAGAAATTGGAATGAAGTATAAAGAGAATGAAACAGTTGTTAATGCAATTGCTTCACATCATGGTGACGTAGAAGCGACATCTGTCATTTCTGTTTTAGTTGCTTCAGCCGACGCAATATCTGCAGCGCGTCCTGGTGCAAGAAGCGAATCACTTGAAAATTATATTCACCGACTTGAAAAATTAGAAAGCATTTCTAATGATTTCGAAGGAGTAGAACAAAGTTTTGCAATACAAGCTGGTCGTGAAATCCGCATTATGGTCAAACCTGAAAAACTTGATGATTTAGCTGCAAGTAAGCTAGCGCGTGATGTTAGAAACCGTATTGAAAGTGAACTGGATTACCCAGGACATATTAAGATTACGGTTATTCGCGAAATAAGAACTATAGAATATGCTAAATAA
- a CDS encoding TIGR00282 family metallophosphoesterase yields the protein MKLLFIGDVVGSMGREMVHDYLPKLKKMYKPQVTILNGENAAAGRGITEKIYKGFLQDGVDIVTMGNHTWDNRDIFEFIEDAKKMIRPANYPEGTPGKGISYIKVNQLELAVINLHGRVFMTDVDDPFRKADELVEEALKRTPLIFVDFHAETTSEKQSMGWYLDGRVSAVVGTHTHVQTNDARILPNGTAYLTDAGMTGPYDESLGMDRDAVLRKFLTQMPTRFEVPKEGRKILSGCFIDIDDSTGEAKKIENIVINEDRPFNGGFE from the coding sequence ATGAAATTATTATTTATTGGAGATGTTGTAGGTTCGATGGGCCGTGAAATGGTTCATGATTACTTACCTAAATTGAAAAAAATGTATAAACCACAAGTCACTATTTTAAATGGAGAAAATGCAGCAGCGGGTCGAGGCATTACAGAGAAAATTTATAAAGGTTTTTTACAAGATGGTGTGGATATTGTAACAATGGGAAATCATACTTGGGATAACCGTGATATTTTTGAATTTATTGAAGATGCTAAAAAAATGATTCGTCCGGCTAATTATCCAGAAGGAACACCTGGAAAAGGGATCTCTTATATAAAAGTCAATCAACTTGAATTGGCTGTTATTAATTTACATGGCCGAGTGTTCATGACGGATGTCGATGATCCTTTTAGAAAAGCTGATGAACTAGTTGAAGAAGCGTTAAAGCGTACACCATTAATTTTTGTTGATTTTCATGCAGAAACAACTAGTGAAAAGCAGTCAATGGGATGGTATCTAGATGGGAGAGTATCAGCAGTAGTTGGAACACATACTCATGTACAGACGAATGATGCACGTATTTTACCAAATGGAACAGCTTATTTAACAGATGCTGGGATGACTGGACCATATGATGAATCATTAGGTATGGATCGTGATGCTGTTTTAAGAAAATTTTTGACGCAGATGCCAACACGTTTTGAAGTTCCAAAAGAAGGAAGAAAAATTTTGTCGGGCTGTTTTATCGATATTGATGATAGTACAGGTGAAGCTAAAAAAATTGAAAATATTGTGATTAATGAAGATCGTCCGTTTAATGGCGGTTTTGAATAA
- the mutS gene encoding DNA mismatch repair protein MutS — MPQKTKQTPMMEQYLGIKANYPDAFLFYRLGDFYELFNEDAIKASQLLEVTLTSRNRNADEPIPMCGVPYHAAKGYIDSLIERGYKVAICEQVEDPKTAKGMVKREVVQLITPGTAMDTKSMDAKTNNYLAALTSTHTGHYHLAYADLSTGELKTTTLNSLEAVMSELMSLKAKEVVFKEAMEVDVQAELETKLGIMVSTQKEMMERAEFSYLTSEIENSGLIDVVKLLFSYLYVTQKRNLGHLQKVEVYSPTNYLKMDHYSKHNLELISSIRTGQKKGTLLWLLDETKTAMGGRLLKQWIDRPLIQEQQITMRQNIVESLINHFFERTDLNEALTRVYDLERLAGRVAFGNVNGRDLIQLQTSLLQIPQLVEIIQLMNKDEWDQLITDLDQVPEVVQLIDQAIDENAPLSIKDGGVIKDGFNEQLDRYRDAMRNGKKWIAQLEAEEKAATGIKNLKIGYNRVFGYYIEITKVNLANLPEGRYERKQTLANAERFITPELKEKEILILEAEEKSMLLEYTLFAEVRETIKDYIERLQKLAKTVAAIDVLQSFATISEKYHYTRPLMAANSQEISLIEGRHPVVEKVLGQQTYVPNSVEMDRDNEILLITGPNMSGKSTYMRQLALTVIMAQMGCFVPADKAIMPIFDQIFTRIGAADDLIAGQSTFMVEMMEANEALRYASKNSLILFDEIGRGTATYDGMALAEAIIEYIHENVHAKTLFSTHYHELTVLDERLPRLTNVHVGAVEEEGELVFLHKMLPGPADKSYGIQVAKLAGLPNDLLSRAAVILEQLEQKEEIVLNRSTQIDSSNETSISSKPSQKGKVEEKDEGQLSLFGLLEDSETEVVKAVRKMNLLTMTPLEALNCISDWQQKLN; from the coding sequence GTGCCACAAAAAACTAAACAAACGCCTATGATGGAGCAGTATCTAGGGATAAAGGCAAATTACCCAGATGCTTTTTTGTTTTATCGCTTGGGAGATTTTTATGAACTATTTAATGAAGATGCTATTAAAGCTTCTCAACTTTTAGAAGTTACGTTGACGAGTCGGAACCGTAATGCAGACGAACCGATTCCAATGTGTGGGGTTCCTTATCATGCAGCAAAAGGGTACATTGATAGTTTAATAGAGCGAGGATACAAAGTAGCTATTTGTGAACAAGTAGAAGATCCAAAAACTGCAAAAGGTATGGTGAAGAGAGAAGTCGTTCAGTTGATTACACCTGGAACAGCTATGGATACAAAGTCTATGGATGCTAAAACAAATAATTATTTGGCTGCTTTAACGAGTACCCATACAGGACATTATCACCTAGCATATGCTGATTTAAGTACAGGAGAATTAAAAACAACAACATTAAATTCATTGGAAGCGGTAATGAGTGAACTAATGAGTTTGAAAGCAAAAGAAGTTGTGTTTAAAGAAGCGATGGAAGTAGATGTGCAAGCAGAATTAGAGACAAAATTAGGCATCATGGTATCTACTCAAAAAGAAATGATGGAACGTGCAGAATTTTCGTATCTTACAAGTGAAATAGAGAACAGTGGCTTGATTGACGTTGTAAAATTATTGTTTTCTTATTTATACGTTACTCAAAAACGAAATTTAGGTCACCTACAAAAAGTAGAAGTTTATTCTCCTACTAATTATTTGAAAATGGATCATTATTCTAAGCACAATTTAGAATTGATTTCTTCGATTCGCACAGGACAAAAAAAAGGGACTCTTTTGTGGTTGTTGGATGAAACCAAAACAGCAATGGGAGGAAGACTTTTAAAACAGTGGATTGATCGGCCTCTTATTCAAGAACAACAGATTACGATGAGACAGAACATTGTTGAAAGTTTAATCAACCATTTCTTTGAACGAACAGATTTAAATGAAGCATTGACGAGAGTATATGATTTAGAAAGGTTAGCTGGAAGAGTGGCATTTGGGAATGTTAATGGACGTGACTTGATTCAACTCCAAACTTCTCTACTTCAAATTCCTCAGTTAGTTGAAATTATTCAGTTAATGAATAAAGATGAATGGGATCAATTGATTACCGACTTAGACCAAGTCCCCGAGGTTGTTCAGTTGATTGATCAAGCAATAGATGAAAATGCTCCTCTTTCGATAAAAGATGGTGGAGTCATTAAAGATGGATTCAATGAACAATTGGATCGTTACCGTGATGCTATGCGTAACGGTAAAAAGTGGATTGCTCAGTTAGAAGCTGAAGAAAAAGCAGCAACAGGCATTAAAAACTTAAAAATTGGCTATAACCGTGTTTTTGGTTACTATATTGAGATAACTAAAGTCAATCTTGCTAATTTGCCTGAAGGGCGTTACGAACGAAAACAAACTTTAGCAAACGCTGAACGGTTTATTACTCCAGAATTAAAAGAAAAAGAAATTCTGATTTTAGAAGCTGAAGAAAAATCCATGCTTCTAGAATATACTTTATTTGCTGAAGTTAGAGAAACGATTAAAGACTACATTGAACGATTGCAAAAATTGGCCAAAACAGTAGCCGCTATTGACGTGTTACAGAGTTTTGCAACGATAAGTGAAAAATACCATTATACTCGTCCTTTAATGGCCGCTAATAGCCAAGAAATCAGTTTGATAGAAGGACGACATCCCGTTGTAGAAAAAGTTTTGGGGCAACAAACGTATGTGCCAAATAGTGTTGAAATGGATCGAGATAATGAAATCTTACTTATTACTGGTCCAAATATGTCTGGTAAGAGTACCTATATGAGGCAATTAGCCTTAACCGTTATTATGGCTCAAATGGGCTGTTTTGTTCCTGCTGATAAAGCGATAATGCCGATATTTGATCAGATATTTACTCGTATTGGAGCAGCAGATGATTTAATTGCAGGCCAAAGTACCTTTATGGTCGAAATGATGGAAGCAAATGAAGCTTTGCGTTACGCTTCTAAGAACAGCTTGATTTTATTTGACGAAATTGGACGTGGAACAGCCACATATGATGGTATGGCTTTAGCAGAAGCTATTATTGAATACATTCATGAAAATGTTCATGCAAAAACGTTATTTTCAACCCATTACCATGAGTTAACCGTATTAGATGAACGACTGCCTCGCTTAACAAATGTCCATGTAGGTGCAGTAGAAGAAGAGGGAGAATTAGTCTTTTTACACAAAATGCTTCCTGGTCCTGCAGATAAGAGTTATGGGATTCAAGTAGCTAAACTTGCTGGACTTCCTAATGATTTGCTTTCACGTGCAGCTGTTATTTTAGAACAACTGGAGCAAAAAGAAGAAATCGTGTTGAATCGCTCTACTCAAATAGATTCATCTAACGAAACGTCAATTTCAAGTAAGCCTTCTCAAAAAGGAAAAGTTGAAGAGAAGGATGAAGGACAACTTTCTTTATTCGGTTTACTTGAAGATTCAGAGACTGAAGTCGTTAAAGCTGTTCGAAAGATGAATTTATTAACAATGACTCCTTTAGAAGCATTGAATTGCATTAGTGATTGGCAACAGAAATTGAACTGA
- the mutL gene encoding DNA mismatch repair endonuclease MutL — translation MAKIQELSDVLANQIAAGEVIERPASVVKELIENAIDAESSQIDILIEEAGLKKIQIIDNGLGIEPEEVQNAFKRHATSKIYSRDDLFRIRTLGFRGEALPSIASVSEVTLETSIGGERGTYLSLKGGKIIEEKANEARKGSKITIENLFFNTPARLKYVKSLQTELSNVSDIVNRLAISHPNIAFRLIHDGNQLLRTAGNGDLKQTLAGIYGVATAKKMREIKKEDLDFRVSGFISLPELTRASRNYISIIINGRYIKNYLLNKAIISGYRSKLMVGRYPVAAIEIKMDPLLVDVNVHPTKQEVRISKEKELMQLIESAIHESLSREQLIPDALENLSFKKKTDLPMVGTEQTTFEFHQERNSKEKNENNKESENNYSSSTSHHESNFFEKASVEETEEDPFFLQENTQESRFEYVPQESHGEEIPNEQVSELVNYHQESPLKTASKLMDKKKVSTEFVDQFPTLEYVGQMHGTYLFAQNEKGLYILDQHAAQERIKYEYFRKKIGEVSNNLQDLLVPIMLDYPNSDAIKIKENNDALETVGIFLEPFGQNSFLLRSHPVWFNQGEEESIVREMIDLLLEQGSISVAKFREATAIMMSCKGSIKANHYLSDAEARALLKDLKKTENPYNCPHGRPVLIHFTNKDMEKMFKRIQDPH, via the coding sequence ATGGCAAAAATTCAAGAACTCTCAGATGTATTAGCTAATCAAATCGCTGCTGGCGAAGTAATTGAGCGACCTGCTTCAGTAGTGAAAGAATTGATTGAAAATGCAATTGATGCAGAAAGCAGCCAGATTGACATTCTTATCGAAGAAGCTGGATTGAAAAAAATACAGATTATTGATAATGGACTAGGTATCGAACCAGAAGAAGTTCAAAATGCATTCAAGCGACATGCAACAAGTAAAATCTATTCTCGTGATGATCTTTTCCGAATTCGTACACTTGGATTTCGTGGTGAGGCTTTGCCTAGTATTGCTTCTGTTTCAGAGGTTACGCTAGAAACATCGATTGGTGGGGAACGTGGCACGTACCTTTCTTTAAAAGGCGGTAAAATTATTGAGGAAAAAGCGAATGAAGCAAGAAAAGGAAGCAAAATCACAATAGAAAACCTTTTTTTCAACACACCTGCTCGATTAAAATACGTAAAGAGTTTACAAACAGAACTGTCGAATGTGTCAGATATTGTCAATCGATTGGCTATCAGTCACCCGAATATTGCTTTTCGCTTGATTCACGATGGCAATCAGTTGTTGCGAACAGCAGGGAATGGCGATCTGAAACAAACTCTAGCAGGTATTTATGGAGTTGCTACAGCAAAAAAAATGAGAGAAATAAAGAAAGAAGATTTGGACTTTAGAGTGTCGGGTTTTATTTCATTACCTGAACTTACGAGGGCAAGTCGAAATTACATCTCTATTATTATAAATGGGCGCTACATTAAGAATTATTTATTAAATAAAGCTATTATTTCAGGATATCGGTCTAAACTTATGGTTGGACGCTATCCGGTTGCTGCTATTGAAATTAAGATGGATCCTTTGTTGGTAGATGTAAATGTGCATCCGACAAAGCAAGAAGTTCGCATTAGTAAAGAAAAAGAATTGATGCAATTGATAGAGTCCGCTATTCATGAGAGTCTAAGCAGAGAGCAACTTATCCCTGATGCTTTAGAGAATTTATCTTTTAAAAAGAAAACAGACTTGCCAATGGTAGGAACTGAACAGACAACGTTTGAGTTTCATCAAGAAAGAAACTCAAAAGAAAAAAATGAAAACAATAAAGAGTCCGAAAATAATTATTCATCTTCAACTTCTCATCATGAGTCTAATTTTTTTGAAAAGGCTAGTGTAGAAGAGACTGAAGAAGATCCGTTTTTCTTGCAAGAAAATACTCAAGAGTCTCGATTTGAATATGTTCCGCAAGAAAGTCATGGTGAAGAAATTCCAAATGAACAAGTCAGTGAATTAGTTAATTATCACCAAGAATCGCCATTAAAAACAGCCAGTAAATTAATGGATAAAAAAAAGGTCTCTACTGAATTCGTTGACCAATTTCCAACGCTAGAATATGTTGGTCAAATGCATGGAACATACTTATTTGCGCAAAATGAAAAAGGGTTGTATATTTTGGATCAGCATGCTGCTCAAGAGAGAATAAAATACGAGTACTTCCGAAAAAAAATTGGCGAAGTCAGTAATAATCTGCAAGATTTATTGGTACCTATAATGCTGGATTACCCAAATAGCGATGCAATCAAGATCAAAGAAAATAATGATGCATTGGAGACTGTGGGTATTTTCTTAGAACCATTTGGCCAGAATAGTTTTCTATTAAGAAGTCATCCTGTATGGTTCAACCAAGGTGAAGAAGAGAGTATCGTAAGAGAAATGATTGATCTGTTGTTGGAACAAGGCAGTATAAGTGTTGCTAAGTTTAGAGAAGCTACAGCCATCATGATGAGTTGTAAAGGTTCAATCAAAGCAAACCATTATTTAAGTGATGCGGAAGCTAGAGCGTTATTAAAAGACTTAAAGAAGACAGAAAATCCATATAATTGCCCGCATGGAAGACCGGTGTTGATTCATTTTACCAATAAAGATATGGAAAAAATGTTTAAACGTATCCAAGACCCTCATTAA
- the msrB gene encoding peptide-methionine (R)-S-oxide reductase MsrB, which translates to MNSYDKNELKNKLTDIQYEVTQNEATERPFTGEYDDFYKDGIFVDVVSGKPLFSSNDKYDAGCGWPSFTKPIEEKEVIEKMDVKFGMQRTEVRSSDANSHLGHVFPDGPQDKGGLRYCINSAALRFVPVDKLEEEGYDSYRKLFA; encoded by the coding sequence ATGAACAGCTACGATAAAAACGAATTAAAGAATAAGTTAACCGATATTCAATATGAAGTAACTCAAAATGAAGCTACTGAACGTCCATTTACAGGTGAATACGATGATTTTTATAAAGACGGTATTTTTGTGGACGTTGTCAGTGGAAAACCATTATTTTCTTCAAATGATAAATATGATGCAGGATGCGGTTGGCCATCATTTACAAAACCAATTGAAGAAAAAGAAGTTATTGAAAAAATGGATGTAAAATTTGGTATGCAACGCACGGAAGTGAGAAGTTCAGATGCAAACTCTCATTTAGGACATGTCTTTCCGGATGGTCCTCAAGATAAGGGTGGTTTACGCTACTGTATCAATTCAGCAGCTCTAAGATTTGTACCAGTGGATAAATTAGAAGAAGAAGGGTACGACAGTTACCGCAAATTATTTGCTTAA